A part of Dermacentor variabilis isolate Ectoservices chromosome 10, ASM5094787v1, whole genome shotgun sequence genomic DNA contains:
- the LOC142559653 gene encoding solute carrier family 22 member 13-like: MDLFLPRRLAAADLLTSECFDCQEGFGDGVFQRRLLILSAVTIFLLDGHAALLPVISRDVDHWCKRPAAYNVSADAWKNYAIPVGADGRRSRCYVFENLGDSPNDTDTVVECYEWDYDQAQASTSVISVWNMVCHRRPLLAAIMAVQNAGSGAFLLLSGAAADLLGRMPVHLVAATATIASTVAGCLTTNYALYTLAQFFASGGAAVSSAVTVLVCFEVTVHEHRPLYLIFAATASFLLGDLWFVINRSLQISWALIQAAFLSPTLLLLATFAVAQESPRWLIAKGRLEEAEAVMLFAAEMNHFPFAGTACLLDKLKRDHWKHRNGAASSTVQEGPLLDAVSVRRRALIMFAVLFSLMFAVFTDVISTMVRTDDSKGKSGLFMGAQLAGGLLSYAVMHTAVTRFALVKVLRVALMVAGLAHCVLAFVVSFNPAATILLALSRGILIVAIVISVAYVMEMVPTAVRGVALCWALASGYIGALCASATLVLHQLGREDVACATSALLLLMSLFATSDLPASSAVECMVANAATRRRPSISSKVSIDHMKKTLEQGGMGSRSTARSRRSLSEVSLRSCSGHTDAQHF, from the coding sequence ATGGACCTCTTCCTCCCGCGGCGACTCGCAGCCGCCGACCTTCTGACGAGTGAGTGCTTCGACTGCCAGGAAGGCTTCGGCGACGGAGTGTTCCAGAGGCGGCTGTTGATCCTCAGCGCCGTCACCATCTTCCTGCTGGACGGACACGCCGCACTGCTTCCCGTGATCTCGCGCGACGTGGACCATTGGTGCAAGAGACCGGCCGCATACAACGTCTCCGCGGACGCTTGGAAGAACTATGCCATACCTGTGGGCGCCGATGGACGCCGCAGTCGTTGCTACGTATTCGAGAATCTCGGAGACTCGCCGAACGACACGGACACGGTGGTAGAGTGCTACGAGTGGGACTACGACCAAGCGCAAGCCTCGACATCAGTCATTAGCGTCTGGAACATGGTTTGCCATAGACGCCCCTTGCTCGCCGCCATAATGGCGGTGCAGAACGCGGGTTCCGGCGCGTTCCTGCTGCTTTCGGGTGCCGCGGCCGACCTACTCGGCAGGATGCCTGTTCACTTGGTAGCCGCGACGGCTACAATTGCGTCGACAGTAGCTGGCTGCCTGACTACCAACTACGCGCTTTACACCTTGGCGCAGTTTTTTGCATCCGGTGGCGCGGCCGTCAGCTCCGCCGTGACCGTGCTCGTCTGCTTCGAGGTTACCGTCCACGAGCACAGGCCGCTGTACCTCATCTTCGCTGCGACAGCCAGCTTCTTGCTGGGCGACCTGTGGTTTGTCATCAATAGGAGCCTGCAGATCAGCTGGGCCCTGATACAAGCCGCGTTTCTCTCGCCTACACTGCTTCTCCTCGCTACGTTTGCGGTCGCGCAAGAATCACCGCGCTGGCTCATCGCCAAGGGCCGCCTGGAAGAGGCCGAGGCCGTGATGCTGTTTGCGGCCGAAATGAACCACTTTCCCTTCGCCGGCACAGCCTGCCTGCTCGACAAACTGAAGAGGGATCACTGGAAGCACCGGAACGGCGCCGCCTCCTCCACCGTTCAAGAAGGCCCGTTGCTCGACGCCGTCTCGGTCCGGCGGCGAGCGTTGATAATGTTCGCCGTCCTGTTCTCCCTCATGTTCGCCGTCTTCACAGACGTGATATCAACAATGGTGCGAACCGACGACAGCAAGGGCAAAAGTGGTTTGTTCATGGGCGCCCAGTTAGCTGGCGGCCTGCTCAGTTACGCGGTCATGCACACTGCGGTCACCCGCTTTGCGCTGGTGAAGGTGCTCCGCGTGGCCTTGATGGTGGCCGGCCTCGCCCACTGTGTGCTCGCTTTCGTCGTCAGCTTCAATCCCGCGGCCACCATTTTACTGGCGCTCTCGCGCGGCATCcttatcgtagccatcgtcatcAGCGTCGCGTACGTCATGGAGATGGTCCCCACGGCCGTGCGCGGTGTGGCCCTGTGCTGGGCGCTGGCCAGTGGCTACATCGGCGCCCTCTGCGCCAGTGCAACCCTGGTGCTGCACCAACTCGGCCGCGAGGACGTAGCGTGCGCCACGTCGGCGCTCCTGCTCTTGATGTCGCTGTTTGCGACATCCGACCTGCCCGCTTCCTCTGCAGTCGAGTGCATGGTCGCTAATGCCGCGACTAGGCGACGTCCCTCGATCTCCAGCAAGGTCTCCATAGACCACATGAAGAAGACGCTGGAACAGGGCGGGATGGGATCCAGGTCGACCGCTAGGAGCAGGAGAAGCCTGTCGGAGGTTTCGCTGCGCTCGTGTTCGGGCCACACCGACGCGCAACATTTCTGA